From a region of the Sphingopyxis sp. YR583 genome:
- a CDS encoding GSU2403 family nucleotidyltransferase fold protein — protein MNAMKPFTDEQLRTLINLRQRYEGWIDAERRWAALPYDLRRKEVKGRAYLYEIFDRSGNGRSLGPWSDELEARFEAYRAAKEDIKTRREASRGPLDESARLAQALRIPMIASEAGPILREADRRGLLDGSLLVVGTNAIAAYALEANGFIRELPDETADFDLAWIESDTTRDEQVLWNMLKAVDPTFTVNTERTFQARNAKAYEVEVLVAPSRAGTMARTDRPRPVPLPEQEWLLNGKAVDQVLVCRDGSPVRIVAPDPRWFALQKIWMSEQAKRNPQKRGKDAKQGALLLDAIEIAMPHYPLDENFECGLPGELAPLYLRWAEQRPQRRAPGW, from the coding sequence ATGAATGCGATGAAACCCTTTACCGACGAGCAGCTGCGGACGCTTATCAACCTGCGCCAGCGCTATGAGGGCTGGATCGACGCGGAGCGACGTTGGGCTGCCCTGCCCTATGACCTCCGCCGCAAGGAGGTCAAAGGCCGTGCCTATCTCTACGAGATCTTCGACCGGTCGGGCAATGGGCGCAGCCTTGGACCATGGTCGGACGAACTCGAAGCCCGGTTCGAGGCCTATCGCGCGGCCAAGGAAGATATCAAGACACGCCGCGAGGCGAGCCGGGGTCCGCTGGACGAATCGGCGAGGCTGGCGCAGGCGCTGCGTATCCCGATGATCGCAAGCGAGGCCGGACCGATCCTGCGCGAAGCCGATCGCCGCGGACTGCTGGACGGCTCGTTGCTGGTCGTCGGCACCAATGCCATCGCCGCCTATGCCCTGGAAGCCAACGGGTTTATTCGCGAGCTACCCGACGAGACGGCGGATTTCGATCTCGCGTGGATCGAGAGCGATACGACGCGCGACGAGCAGGTTTTGTGGAACATGCTGAAGGCGGTCGACCCCACCTTCACGGTCAATACCGAACGCACATTCCAGGCACGCAATGCCAAGGCCTATGAGGTGGAAGTGCTGGTGGCGCCGTCGCGCGCCGGCACAATGGCGCGCACCGACCGCCCCCGCCCCGTACCGCTTCCCGAGCAGGAATGGCTGCTGAACGGCAAGGCCGTCGACCAGGTGCTTGTGTGCCGTGACGGAAGCCCGGTCCGCATCGTGGCACCCGATCCGCGATGGTTTGCGCTGCAGAAAATCTGGATGTCGGAGCAGGCGAAGCGCAATCCGCAAAAGCGCGGCAAGGACGCAAAGCAGGGAGCGCTATTGCTCGACGCGATCGAGATCGCGATGCCGCATTATCCGCTTGACGAGAATTTCGAGTGCGGCCTCCCCGGCGAGCTGGCACCGCTCTACCTCCGCTGGGCGGAGCAACGCCCCCAGAGGCGGGCACCCGGCTGGTGA
- a CDS encoding DNA-processing protein DprA — protein MTPNYHAPPPAPSPATAPISPRLEMGAYETLWLAPNASFKTLAELFAQNPGKRPSDFTNHPDAEANASRALAKLLGGGVRNFSTRIHGTGEYPIRLRDARHPVELLYYQGAWELAETRAAAVVGTRDPSPESIKRAQRVARELAERGITVISGLARGIDTAALRSAIEAGGKVIGVIGTPLGVTYPPENRKLQERIAEEHLLISQVPLLRYAAQTPQHNRFFFPERNATMSALSEATIIVEAGETSGTLTQARAAIYQRRKLLILESCFQHPGLKWPARYEAQGAIRIRTSEDLARALP, from the coding sequence GTGACGCCAAACTACCACGCTCCGCCCCCGGCGCCCTCGCCCGCGACGGCACCGATCTCACCGCGCCTCGAAATGGGCGCCTATGAGACGCTGTGGCTCGCGCCAAATGCCAGCTTCAAGACGCTCGCCGAGCTCTTCGCGCAAAACCCCGGCAAGCGCCCGTCCGATTTCACGAACCACCCAGACGCCGAAGCGAATGCTTCGCGCGCGCTCGCCAAGTTGCTCGGCGGAGGCGTGCGCAATTTTTCAACACGCATTCACGGCACCGGCGAATATCCAATCCGACTGCGCGACGCGCGCCACCCTGTCGAGCTTCTCTACTATCAGGGTGCGTGGGAGTTGGCGGAAACGCGCGCGGCCGCAGTCGTCGGCACCCGTGATCCCAGCCCCGAAAGCATCAAACGCGCACAGCGCGTGGCGCGTGAACTCGCCGAGCGCGGCATAACCGTCATCTCCGGCCTCGCGCGCGGCATTGACACGGCCGCGCTGCGCAGCGCCATCGAGGCGGGCGGCAAGGTGATCGGGGTCATTGGCACGCCGCTCGGCGTCACTTATCCGCCCGAGAACAGGAAACTGCAGGAACGGATCGCCGAAGAGCATCTGCTCATCAGCCAGGTGCCGCTGCTGCGCTATGCCGCGCAGACGCCGCAGCACAACCGCTTCTTCTTCCCCGAACGCAACGCGACGATGAGCGCGCTCAGCGAAGCGACGATCATCGTCGAAGCCGGCGAGACCTCGGGTACGCTGACGCAGGCGCGCGCGGCGATCTACCAGCGGCGCAAACTGCTCATCCTCGAAAGCTGCTTCCAGCACCCCGGCCTCAAATGGCCCGCGCGCTACGAAGCGCAGGGCGCGATCCGCATCCGCACCTCCGAAGACCTTGCGCGGGCGCTGCCATGA
- a CDS encoding helix-turn-helix domain-containing transcriptional regulator: MALTRDFKETVKERAARDPAFGKAMLDEAASAFLNGEPQLARLILRDLVNASFGFEALASETDRPSKSLHRMLSENGNPSMDNLAAIFGAVRRRLGVAIEVRAVAAA; this comes from the coding sequence ATGGCGTTGACCCGGGATTTCAAAGAGACGGTGAAGGAACGCGCCGCGCGCGATCCCGCCTTTGGCAAGGCCATGCTCGACGAGGCTGCGTCGGCCTTCCTCAATGGCGAACCGCAGCTCGCGCGGTTGATCCTCCGCGACCTCGTCAACGCGTCCTTCGGGTTCGAGGCTTTGGCGAGCGAGACTGATCGCCCCAGCAAGAGTCTGCACCGGATGCTGTCGGAGAATGGCAATCCCAGCATGGACAATCTGGCGGCGATTTTTGGGGCGGTACGTCGGCGCCTCGGTGTCGCGATTGAGGTCCGCGCCGTCGCGGCTGCCTGA
- a CDS encoding type II toxin-antitoxin system RelE/ParE family toxin, with product MREDGSCPFRSWFGRVDNQAAAKVATAVLRLELGNISNVKWIGGGLGEYRIDWGPGYRIYLTRDGDELIILFVGGTKKRQQADIAFAGALLGEYKARKAATKKAKR from the coding sequence GTGCGCGAGGACGGTTCCTGCCCGTTTCGATCCTGGTTCGGGAGAGTGGACAATCAGGCCGCGGCCAAGGTGGCGACCGCGGTCCTGCGGCTCGAGCTCGGTAACATATCGAATGTGAAATGGATCGGCGGCGGGCTCGGTGAATATCGGATCGACTGGGGGCCGGGGTACCGCATCTATCTGACCCGGGACGGGGATGAGCTTATCATCCTGTTCGTGGGCGGGACGAAGAAGCGGCAGCAGGCCGATATCGCGTTCGCCGGCGCGTTGCTTGGTGAATATAAGGCGCGCAAGGCCGCGACAAAGAAAGCGAAGAGGTGA
- a CDS encoding PD-(D/E)XK nuclease family protein: MRRDVELSVRGRAALPAVVGEVLEACPFCGGASLIRKGTYRKTFETVQRWQCRTCRRTFLPVRAKGKHYPLKIILESLIVYYSGETRERTSAIIKERFGIAVPGRTLSSWLAEYRELTGYDRVRGAAQGVYSPKQLVRSVRLHHKQVYKYCVHRAKLAWILGQEEYATVRPLGIYLAHMMTDCPHSLFATDARASQGKAPFDIDAVAITATHNHACRLAHLVLQTVTVNKRRHDELQRFMLHVDAATVAVEVPIYLTPEDIRHFREVAGFDVPLDDSNILTGHIDIVQLRGGKIHILDYKPKAAKEKPIVQLMVYALALSRRMNLRLFDFVCAWFDEHDYFEFYPLHVVHKRRGLDAVRGR, translated from the coding sequence ATGCGGCGCGATGTGGAGCTGAGTGTCCGGGGGCGGGCTGCGCTGCCGGCGGTGGTCGGGGAGGTGCTGGAGGCCTGTCCTTTCTGCGGCGGTGCATCGCTGATCCGGAAGGGCACCTATCGCAAGACCTTCGAGACCGTGCAGCGCTGGCAATGCCGGACATGCCGTCGCACCTTCCTGCCGGTCCGCGCCAAGGGCAAACATTATCCGCTGAAGATCATTCTCGAGAGCCTGATCGTCTATTATTCGGGGGAGACCCGCGAGCGGACGTCGGCGATCATCAAGGAGCGGTTCGGGATCGCGGTGCCGGGGCGCACCCTCAGCTCATGGCTCGCCGAATATCGCGAACTCACCGGCTATGATCGGGTGCGGGGTGCGGCGCAGGGTGTCTATAGTCCCAAGCAGCTCGTCCGCTCGGTCCGCCTCCATCACAAGCAGGTCTATAAATATTGCGTCCACCGCGCGAAGCTCGCCTGGATCCTCGGGCAAGAAGAATATGCGACGGTCCGCCCGCTCGGAATCTATCTCGCGCATATGATGACCGACTGTCCGCACAGCCTGTTCGCGACCGACGCGCGCGCGTCGCAGGGCAAGGCGCCGTTCGATATTGATGCGGTTGCGATCACGGCTACGCATAATCATGCCTGCCGTCTTGCGCATCTCGTGCTGCAGACCGTGACCGTCAACAAGCGCCGGCACGACGAACTGCAGCGCTTCATGCTCCATGTCGATGCCGCCACCGTCGCGGTCGAGGTGCCCATCTATCTGACGCCCGAGGACATCCGGCATTTTCGGGAAGTGGCGGGGTTCGATGTCCCGCTGGACGACAGCAATATCCTCACCGGCCATATCGACATCGTGCAATTGCGCGGCGGCAAGATCCATATCCTCGACTACAAGCCCAAGGCGGCGAAGGAAAAGCCGATCGTCCAGCTCATGGTCTATGCGCTCGCCCTGTCGCGCCGCATGAACCTTCGCCTCTTCGACTTCGTCTGCGCCTGGTTCGACGAGCATGACTATTTCGAATTCTATCCCCTCCACGTTGTCCACAAGCGCCGGGGTCTGGATGCTGTGCGTGGCCGGTGA